From one Streptomyces sp. CA-210063 genomic stretch:
- a CDS encoding MFS transporter translates to MTESLTTPTQSPSPDRSSASPASPSALGDLGLFTVLLGAALPLIDFFIVNVALPTIGRDLAAGEAVLELVVAGYGVSYAVLLVLGGRLGDLFGRRRLFLWGMAAFGVTSLACGLAPDAWTLVVARVAQGAASAAMLPQVLATIQSATAGARRARAMSLYGATAGLSMVAGQILGGVLVSADIAGTGWRSVFLVNVPVVVLGLVLTARSVPETRSARPEPVDGAGTVLLAVSLLTLLVPLTEGRAAGWPLWTWLALAAFPFAATAFYLVERRADRLGRTPLVPPSLFGLTSLRRGLVMILPFSIGFSGFMFVIAVALQEGARLGPTAAGLALSPMAAVFFVVSLAGPRLVARYGTRVVTVGGVVQGVGIALIALAVWRAWPEPDWPLLLTGAAVAGGGQALQLPIVFRIVLSEVPAARAGVGSGVMITTQQSALALGVATLGSLFLGLAPGMGMRDALVTTLLVQLAGVGLTVGLSLRLPRVVG, encoded by the coding sequence GTGACCGAAAGCCTCACGACACCGACCCAGTCCCCGTCCCCCGACCGCTCCTCCGCCTCCCCCGCCTCCCCGTCCGCCCTGGGCGACCTCGGGCTCTTCACGGTCCTGCTCGGCGCGGCGCTCCCGCTCATCGACTTCTTCATCGTCAACGTCGCCCTGCCGACGATCGGCCGCGACCTCGCCGCGGGCGAGGCCGTGCTGGAGCTGGTCGTCGCCGGGTACGGCGTCTCGTACGCCGTGCTCCTCGTCCTCGGCGGCCGCCTGGGCGATCTGTTCGGCCGACGGCGGCTGTTCCTGTGGGGCATGGCCGCGTTCGGCGTGACCTCCCTGGCGTGCGGCCTCGCGCCGGACGCCTGGACGCTCGTCGTGGCGCGGGTCGCCCAGGGCGCGGCGTCCGCCGCGATGCTCCCGCAGGTGCTCGCCACCATCCAGTCGGCGACGGCCGGCGCCCGCCGGGCCCGCGCGATGAGCCTGTACGGCGCCACGGCCGGACTCTCCATGGTCGCCGGGCAGATCCTCGGCGGGGTGCTGGTCTCCGCCGACATCGCGGGCACGGGCTGGCGTTCGGTGTTCCTCGTCAACGTCCCGGTGGTCGTCCTCGGGCTCGTCCTCACCGCCCGCTCCGTGCCCGAGACGCGCTCCGCCCGCCCGGAACCGGTGGACGGCGCCGGCACGGTCCTGCTGGCGGTCTCCCTCCTCACCCTCCTGGTCCCGCTCACCGAGGGCCGGGCGGCGGGCTGGCCCCTGTGGACCTGGCTGGCGCTGGCCGCGTTCCCGTTCGCCGCGACCGCCTTCTACCTCGTCGAGCGCCGCGCCGACCGTCTCGGGCGTACGCCGCTGGTGCCGCCGAGCCTGTTCGGCCTGACCTCGCTGCGGCGCGGGTTGGTGATGATCCTGCCGTTCTCGATCGGGTTCAGCGGGTTCATGTTCGTCATCGCGGTGGCGCTCCAGGAGGGCGCACGGCTCGGGCCGACGGCGGCGGGGCTCGCCCTCTCCCCCATGGCGGCCGTGTTCTTCGTCGTCTCGCTGGCGGGGCCGCGCCTGGTCGCGCGGTACGGCACGCGTGTCGTGACCGTCGGCGGTGTGGTCCAGGGCGTGGGCATCGCCCTCATCGCCCTCGCCGTATGGCGGGCCTGGCCCGAGCCGGACTGGCCGCTGCTGCTCACGGGCGCGGCGGTCGCGGGCGGCGGCCAGGCCCTGCAACTCCCCATCGTCTTCCGCATCGTCCTCTCCGAGGTCCCGGCCGCGCGGGCCGGGGTCGGCAGCGGCGTGATGATCACCACCCAGCAGTCGGCGCTGGCCTTGGGGGTGGCGACGCTGGGGTCGCTGTTCCTGGGGCTGGCACCGGGGATGGGGATGCGGGACGCGCTGGTGACGACCCTGCTGGTGCAACTGGCCGGGGTGGGGCTGACGGTGGGGCTGAGTCTGCGGTTGCCGCGTGTGGTGGGATGA
- a CDS encoding MmyB family transcriptional regulator, with amino-acid sequence MTTMAEPETQAQPEAGIGERAPTAPESVIRRKELAAFLRHRREHITPEQVGLPRGRRRRTPGLRREEVAQLSAVGVTWYTWLEQARDIHVSGQVLDALARALLLDPSERAHLFNLAGAADPAPGSRCHAISDAQYALLEQLEPIPASIQNSRYDILAHNRTFGLLFCDLSEVPPEDMNCMILAYTNEQWRSSMVQLEETTRFLAAKLRAAMADHLADPAWKTLLKRLRSESAEFRAAWERHEVVETFNKRKQYRNAHVGLLDVDHTDLWLGPRPGPRMVTYVPADEETRRRLEKLHVMALERAAG; translated from the coding sequence ATGACGACCATGGCCGAACCGGAGACCCAGGCACAGCCCGAGGCCGGGATCGGTGAACGCGCGCCCACAGCCCCCGAGTCGGTGATCCGCCGGAAGGAGCTCGCCGCCTTCCTCCGCCACCGCCGCGAGCACATCACACCCGAGCAGGTCGGACTGCCCAGGGGCCGCCGTCGGCGTACACCGGGCCTGCGCCGCGAGGAGGTCGCGCAGCTCTCGGCGGTGGGCGTCACCTGGTACACATGGCTGGAGCAGGCCCGCGACATCCATGTCTCCGGCCAGGTCCTCGACGCCCTGGCCCGCGCCCTGCTCCTGGACCCCAGCGAGCGCGCCCATCTCTTCAACCTGGCCGGGGCCGCCGACCCGGCGCCCGGGTCGAGGTGCCACGCGATCAGCGACGCCCAGTACGCCCTGCTGGAGCAGCTGGAGCCGATCCCCGCCTCCATCCAGAACAGCCGCTACGACATCCTGGCCCACAACCGCACATTCGGCCTGCTCTTCTGCGACCTCTCCGAGGTACCGCCGGAGGACATGAACTGCATGATCCTGGCCTACACGAACGAGCAATGGCGCTCCTCCATGGTCCAGTTGGAGGAGACCACCCGCTTCCTCGCCGCCAAGCTGCGCGCCGCGATGGCCGACCACCTCGCCGACCCCGCCTGGAAGACGCTGCTGAAGCGGCTGCGGTCCGAGTCCGCCGAGTTCCGTGCCGCCTGGGAGCGGCACGAGGTCGTCGAGACCTTCAACAAGCGCAAGCAGTACCGCAACGCCCACGTCGGTCTCCTCGACGTCGACCACACCGACCTGTGGCTCGGCCCCCGCCCCGGCCCCCGCATGGTGACGTACGTACCGGCCGACGAGGAGACCCGGAGGAGGCTGGAGAAGCTGCACGTGATGGCGTTGGAGCGGGCTGCCGGGTGA
- a CDS encoding MFS transporter, with translation MPELSRRHRLLVLAICCSSLLIVSLDNTVLNVALPSMQRDLDASLAGLQWTIDAYTLVLAALLMLAGSTADRIGRRRVFMAGLVVFTLGSLLCSLAPNLESLVAFRMVQAVGGSMLNPVAMSIITNTFTDPRERARAIGAWGAVVGISLAAGPIIGGVLVESVGWRSIFWLNLPVGLAALLLTWRYVPESRAPKARRPDPVGQLLVIALLGSLTYAIIEAPTAPVAETLAFGGVALASLLGLLWYEPRRDEPLIDLRFFRSAPFSGATVIAVSAFAALAGFLFLSTLYLQNVRGLDALHAGLWMLPMALLCFVCAPVSGRLVGSRGPRLPLLVAGVAMTASGVLFAAFEAETENVTLVIGYVLFGLGFGFVNAPITNTAVSGMPRTQAGVAAAVASTSRQIGQTLGVAVIGAVLAAGIGSSSYASAFVAAARPAWWIVAACGLAVLVLGALTTGAWARATADRTAKRLESAEVRDAAGVGRRADA, from the coding sequence ATGCCCGAGCTCAGCCGCCGCCACCGCCTGCTGGTCCTCGCGATCTGCTGCAGCAGCCTCCTGATCGTGAGCCTCGACAACACCGTCCTGAACGTCGCCCTGCCCTCGATGCAGCGCGACCTGGACGCGAGCCTCGCGGGCCTGCAGTGGACCATCGACGCCTACACCCTGGTCCTCGCGGCCCTGCTGATGCTGGCCGGCTCCACCGCGGACCGGATCGGCCGCAGACGGGTCTTCATGGCGGGCCTGGTCGTCTTCACGCTCGGCTCGCTGCTGTGCTCCCTCGCCCCGAACCTCGAATCGCTGGTCGCCTTCCGCATGGTGCAGGCGGTCGGCGGCTCGATGCTCAACCCGGTCGCGATGTCGATCATCACCAACACGTTCACGGATCCGCGCGAACGGGCCCGGGCGATCGGCGCGTGGGGCGCGGTGGTGGGCATCTCCCTCGCCGCCGGACCGATCATCGGCGGGGTCCTCGTGGAGTCGGTCGGCTGGCGCTCGATCTTCTGGCTCAATCTTCCGGTCGGCCTGGCCGCCCTGCTGCTGACCTGGCGCTACGTCCCCGAGTCCCGCGCCCCGAAGGCCCGCCGCCCCGACCCCGTCGGACAGCTCCTCGTCATCGCGCTGCTCGGCTCCCTCACATACGCGATCATCGAGGCGCCGACCGCGCCCGTCGCCGAGACCCTCGCCTTCGGCGGCGTCGCCCTCGCCTCGCTCCTCGGCCTCCTGTGGTACGAGCCCCGCCGCGACGAACCCCTCATCGACCTGCGCTTCTTCCGCTCGGCACCCTTCAGCGGGGCGACGGTGATAGCGGTCAGCGCGTTCGCGGCGCTCGCCGGCTTCCTGTTCCTGTCCACGCTGTATCTGCAGAACGTACGCGGCCTCGACGCCCTCCACGCCGGCCTGTGGATGCTTCCGATGGCCCTCCTGTGCTTCGTCTGCGCGCCGGTCTCCGGACGGCTGGTCGGCAGCCGGGGGCCGCGCCTGCCGCTGCTCGTCGCCGGGGTGGCGATGACCGCGAGCGGGGTCCTCTTCGCCGCGTTCGAGGCCGAGACGGAGAACGTCACCCTCGTCATCGGCTATGTCCTGTTCGGCCTCGGCTTCGGCTTCGTCAACGCGCCCATCACCAACACGGCCGTCTCCGGCATGCCCCGCACCCAGGCCGGTGTCGCGGCCGCCGTCGCCTCCACCAGCCGCCAGATCGGGCAGACGCTGGGGGTCGCGGTGATCGGGGCGGTGCTGGCGGCCGGGATCGGCTCGTCGTCGTACGCGAGCGCGTTCGTGGCGGCGGCCCGGCCCGCGTGGTGGATCGTCGCGGCGTGCGGACTCGCCGTACTGGTGCTGGGCGCGCTGACGACGGGGGCGTGGGCCCGCGCGACCGCCGACCGCACGGCGAAACGGCTGGAGTCGGCGGAGGTGCGGGACGCGGCGGGGGTCGGCCGTAGGGCCGATGCCTGA
- the dusB gene encoding tRNA dihydrouridine synthase DusB translates to MSTPVTPLPIGPHTVSPPVVLAPMAGITNAPFRTLCREFSGGKGLFVSEMITTRALVERNEKTMQLIHFDATEKPRSIQLYGVDPATVGKAVRMIAEEGLADHIDLNFGCPVPKVTRKGGGSALPYKRHLLRAILREAVSGAGDLPVTMKMRKGIDDDHITYLDAGRIAVEEGVTAIALHGRTAAQHYGGTADWDAIARLKEHVPEIPVLGNGDIWSARDALRMVRETGCDGVVVGRGCLGRPWLFADLVAAFEGRTEAIAQPSLREVADIMVRHATLLGEWIGDESKGVVDFRKHVAWYLKGFAVGSEMRKRLAITSSLAELRSGLDELDLDQPWPTGADGPRGRTSGNNRVVLPDGWLKDPYDCAGVGEEAEQDTSGG, encoded by the coding sequence ATGTCCACGCCCGTGACCCCCTTGCCGATCGGCCCGCACACCGTCTCGCCGCCCGTCGTTCTGGCCCCCATGGCGGGCATCACGAATGCGCCCTTCCGCACGCTGTGCAGGGAGTTCAGTGGCGGCAAGGGGCTGTTCGTCAGCGAGATGATCACCACGCGGGCGCTGGTCGAGCGCAACGAGAAGACCATGCAGCTGATCCACTTCGACGCGACCGAGAAGCCGCGCTCGATCCAGCTGTACGGCGTGGACCCGGCGACCGTCGGCAAGGCCGTCCGCATGATCGCGGAGGAGGGCCTCGCCGACCACATCGACCTGAACTTCGGCTGCCCGGTCCCCAAGGTGACCCGCAAGGGCGGCGGCTCGGCCCTCCCGTACAAGCGGCACCTGCTGCGCGCGATCCTCCGCGAGGCCGTGAGCGGCGCGGGGGACCTCCCGGTCACCATGAAGATGCGCAAGGGCATCGACGACGACCACATCACCTACCTCGACGCCGGCCGCATCGCCGTCGAGGAGGGCGTCACGGCGATCGCCCTGCACGGGCGTACGGCCGCCCAGCACTACGGCGGCACGGCCGACTGGGACGCCATCGCCCGCCTCAAGGAGCACGTCCCCGAGATCCCGGTCCTCGGCAACGGCGACATCTGGTCCGCACGGGACGCACTGCGGATGGTCCGCGAGACCGGCTGCGACGGCGTGGTCGTGGGGCGCGGCTGCCTGGGCAGGCCGTGGCTGTTCGCCGACCTGGTGGCGGCGTTCGAGGGCCGTACGGAAGCCATCGCCCAGCCCTCGCTGCGCGAGGTCGCGGACATCATGGTCCGGCACGCCACCCTCCTCGGCGAGTGGATCGGTGACGAGTCCAAGGGCGTCGTCGACTTCCGCAAGCACGTGGCCTGGTACCTCAAGGGCTTCGCGGTCGGCTCGGAGATGCGCAAGCGTCTCGCGATCACCTCCTCCCTCGCCGAACTCCGCTCCGGCCTCGACGAGTTGGACCTCGACCAGCCCTGGCCGACCGGCGCCGACGGCCCGCGCGGCCGCACCTCCGGCAACAACCGCGTCGTCCTCCCGGACGGCTGGCTCAAGGACCCGTACGACTGCGCGGGCGTGGGCGAGGAAGCCGAACAGGATACGTCCGGGGGCTAG
- a CDS encoding polysaccharide pyruvyl transferase family protein: protein MCGANETPKKPTKRPSKRPTRKPSEPPSHVAHCAHYVSYVLTVLDRLVPAGTRCALIGAPLNSNVGDSAIWLGQRALLGALGAEVRYACDLMSYDAGHLAACLPDGPIMLTGGGNLGDLWEDSQLLREQVLRDFPDRRIVQLPQSVHFTDHANLTRARRVFDAHPDLTLLLRDRHSLHRCRTVFEAPALLVPDLAFAVPPDALAGGMVAHDVVWLAREDKESAKGPPAGRGPTHKEQGGPYVFDWTQEGADAEWRQAKETLWRSRARALCRAGSGDPAGAAPGLLAAYDGLARLQLARGCRLLTAGRVAVTDRLHGHVLALLLGLPHVLVADRYGKIRSYWDTWTAHRPPTTAWAWTEMEARETAGRLLAGLR, encoded by the coding sequence GTGTGCGGAGCGAATGAGACACCGAAGAAGCCGACGAAGAGGCCCTCGAAGCGGCCGACGCGGAAACCGTCGGAGCCTCCCTCCCACGTCGCCCACTGCGCGCACTACGTCTCGTACGTCCTCACCGTCCTGGACCGGCTGGTCCCGGCCGGCACCCGGTGCGCGCTCATCGGCGCCCCGCTGAACTCCAACGTCGGCGACAGCGCGATCTGGCTCGGGCAGCGCGCGCTGCTCGGTGCGCTCGGGGCCGAGGTGCGTTACGCCTGCGACCTGATGTCGTACGACGCCGGGCACCTGGCGGCCTGCCTCCCCGACGGGCCGATCATGCTGACGGGCGGCGGCAACCTGGGCGACCTGTGGGAGGACAGCCAACTCCTGCGCGAACAGGTACTGCGCGACTTCCCGGACCGCCGGATCGTCCAGCTGCCCCAGTCCGTGCACTTCACGGACCACGCCAACCTCACCCGCGCCCGCCGCGTCTTCGACGCCCACCCCGACCTCACGCTGCTGCTGCGTGACCGCCACAGCCTGCACCGCTGCCGCACCGTCTTCGAGGCACCCGCACTGCTCGTCCCCGACCTGGCCTTCGCCGTACCACCGGACGCGCTGGCCGGCGGCATGGTCGCCCACGACGTCGTCTGGCTGGCCCGCGAGGACAAGGAGTCGGCGAAGGGCCCACCGGCCGGACGGGGCCCGACCCACAAGGAGCAGGGCGGCCCGTACGTCTTCGACTGGACCCAGGAGGGCGCCGACGCCGAGTGGCGCCAGGCGAAGGAGACCCTCTGGCGAAGCCGGGCCCGCGCCCTGTGCCGCGCCGGCTCCGGCGACCCGGCGGGAGCGGCTCCCGGCCTCCTCGCCGCCTACGACGGCCTGGCCCGCCTCCAACTCGCCCGAGGCTGCCGCCTGTTGACCGCAGGCCGCGTCGCCGTCACCGACCGCCTCCACGGCCACGTCCTGGCCCTCCTCCTGGGCCTCCCCCACGTCCTGGTAGCCGACCGCTACGGCAAGATCCGCAGCTACTGGGACACGTGGACCGCGCATCGGCCGCCCACAACCGCGTGGGCGTGGACGGAGATGGAAGCGAGGGAGACAGCGGGAAGGCTGCTGGCCGGACTCCGCTGA
- a CDS encoding amylo-alpha-1,6-glucosidase: MTDRHHLLVRGGTFAAVGDGGDISGVRGGSAPDGLFVRDARHLSRWQLTVDGAVPETLTPVADGDTARCVLVPRGGRQEPPAYTLFREQAVSDSAFVESLRVTSNRPVATTVRIAVTADADFTDQFELRSDFRTYAKSGVVRGREVLDDGVEFSYRRGEWRSCTTVTAEPAPDSVEETGTGARRLVWALDVEPHGSVELTLRVMARPHGDRRALRVPRSPAAVQDQLLAVEGEFMEGVAFPTGWPELAAACARGLSDLAALQVPATGPDGEPLRVPAAGAPWFLTLLGRDALLTSLFTLPYRPEPAAATLLALAAAQATEVGVDSVAQPGKIVHEVRHGELAHFGQVPYGRYYGSVDATPLFLVLLGAYVEQTGDVTLARRLEPNARAAIGWMLDHGGLTSRGYLVYRADQGGLANQNWKDSPGSICSADGSRPATGPVMAAGAQGYAYDALRRTAVLARTVWEDEVYAALLEQAAGDLRDRFQRDFWMPEHSFPALALDGEGRQVDALASDAGHLLWSGLLDKEYGKLVGRRLLEPDFFSGWGVRTLASGQPAYHPLSYHRGSVWPHDNALITLGLARYGLHDEARGVASGMVDAATAAGHRLPEVLAGYGRDTHPEPVPYPHACVREARSAAAPLALLTAVGGA; encoded by the coding sequence ATGACGGACCGGCATCATCTGCTCGTGCGGGGCGGGACGTTCGCCGCCGTGGGCGACGGCGGCGACATCAGCGGGGTGCGGGGCGGCAGCGCCCCGGACGGATTGTTCGTACGGGACGCCCGGCATCTGAGCCGATGGCAGCTCACCGTCGACGGCGCGGTCCCCGAGACGCTCACACCGGTGGCGGACGGCGACACCGCGCGCTGTGTGCTCGTGCCCCGGGGCGGCCGCCAGGAGCCGCCCGCGTACACGCTCTTCCGTGAACAGGCCGTCTCCGACAGCGCGTTCGTCGAGTCGCTGCGCGTCACGAGCAACCGGCCGGTGGCGACGACGGTCCGGATCGCGGTCACCGCGGACGCCGACTTCACCGACCAGTTCGAGCTGCGCTCCGACTTCCGTACGTACGCCAAGAGCGGTGTCGTCAGAGGGCGCGAAGTCCTCGACGACGGTGTGGAGTTCAGCTATCGGCGCGGCGAGTGGCGATCCTGTACGACGGTGACGGCCGAGCCCGCGCCGGACAGCGTGGAGGAGACCGGGACGGGGGCGCGGCGGCTCGTCTGGGCCCTCGATGTCGAACCGCACGGCTCGGTGGAGCTGACCCTGCGGGTGATGGCACGGCCGCACGGCGACCGGCGGGCCCTGCGGGTGCCGCGGTCACCGGCCGCCGTACAGGACCAACTCCTCGCGGTGGAGGGCGAGTTCATGGAAGGCGTGGCCTTCCCCACCGGCTGGCCCGAGCTGGCCGCCGCCTGCGCACGCGGCCTCTCCGATCTCGCCGCGCTCCAGGTCCCGGCGACCGGCCCGGACGGCGAGCCGCTGCGCGTACCCGCCGCCGGAGCGCCCTGGTTCCTCACCCTCCTCGGCCGCGACGCCCTGCTGACCTCCCTCTTCACGCTCCCCTACCGGCCGGAGCCGGCCGCCGCCACGCTGCTCGCACTCGCCGCGGCCCAGGCGACCGAGGTCGGCGTGGACTCGGTGGCCCAGCCCGGCAAGATCGTGCACGAGGTGCGGCACGGCGAGCTGGCGCACTTCGGGCAGGTGCCGTACGGGCGGTACTACGGCTCGGTGGACGCGACCCCGCTGTTCCTCGTCCTCCTCGGCGCGTACGTCGAACAGACCGGGGACGTCACCCTGGCCCGCCGTCTGGAGCCCAACGCCCGGGCCGCGATCGGCTGGATGCTCGACCACGGCGGCCTCACCTCGCGCGGCTACCTCGTCTACCGCGCCGACCAGGGCGGCCTCGCCAACCAGAACTGGAAGGACTCCCCCGGCTCGATCTGCTCCGCCGACGGCAGCCGTCCCGCCACCGGGCCGGTGATGGCGGCGGGCGCGCAGGGCTACGCGTACGACGCGCTGCGCCGTACCGCCGTCCTCGCCCGCACGGTCTGGGAGGACGAGGTGTACGCGGCGCTCCTGGAGCAGGCCGCGGGTGACCTCCGTGACCGTTTCCAGCGGGACTTCTGGATGCCCGAACACAGCTTCCCGGCGCTGGCGTTGGACGGTGAGGGCCGGCAGGTCGACGCGCTCGCCTCGGACGCGGGGCATCTGCTGTGGTCGGGGCTGCTGGACAAGGAGTACGGGAAGCTCGTGGGCCGGCGGCTCCTCGAACCCGACTTCTTCTCCGGGTGGGGGGTGCGGACGCTGGCCTCCGGGCAGCCCGCGTATCACCCGCTGTCGTATCACCGGGGGTCGGTCTGGCCGCATGACAACGCGCTGATCACGTTGGGGCTGGCGCGGTACGGGCTGCATGACGAGGCGCGGGGGGTTGCCTCCGGCATGGTGGACGCGGCGACGGCGGCCGGGCATCGGCTGCCGGAGGTGTTGGCCGGGTACGGGCGGGATACGCATCCGGAGCCGGTGCCGTATCCGCATGCGTGTGTGCGGGAGGCGCGGTCCGCGGCGGCTCCCTTGGCGCTGCTCACCGCCGTGGGAGGAGCGTAG
- a CDS encoding MGH1-like glycoside hydrolase domain-containing protein, giving the protein MDRTTQLTALRPGTSTPHVADVYDPAASTAATTAAGALHRGAAEVLAGNWTGRSTVPSHQLYPHQWSWDSAFIAIGLRHLSPLRAQTELETLLAAQWGDGRIPHIVFNPAVPLDAYFPSPDFWRSSTAGRAAGAPRTTQTSGIVQPPVHALAAWLVHRADPGLSRARGFLSRVYPRLAAWHRYLLHRRDLGGGGLASVVHPWEQGMDNSPAWDAPLSRITPAPARSFRRADLAHGAAEDRPTDLDYGRYVRLATDYRDGHYADGDSDFAVEDPAFNALLIASEHALARIAKELGAPGTARHARAERLTAALVERLWDPAEGMFFCRDTITDALIPERGVSGLMPLLLPDLPRDITTALVRTIHGPRFGLGDATRLVPSYDLTGEAFDPHRYWRGPAWFNTNWMLERGLRLHGEWGRADALRAALLETAGASGFAEYVDPYTGEACGALGFSWTAALTLDLLHQDDHGHDHDHGHGRHHGRHHDQRAMLGMSDKGGDLG; this is encoded by the coding sequence GTGGACCGCACAACCCAGCTCACCGCCCTTCGACCAGGCACGAGCACACCTCACGTGGCCGACGTATACGATCCGGCCGCGTCGACGGCGGCGACCACAGCGGCCGGTGCGCTGCACCGCGGCGCGGCGGAGGTGCTGGCCGGCAACTGGACGGGACGGTCCACGGTGCCGTCGCACCAGCTGTATCCGCACCAGTGGTCGTGGGACTCGGCGTTCATCGCGATCGGGCTGCGCCATCTGTCGCCGCTGCGGGCGCAGACCGAGCTGGAGACGCTGCTCGCCGCGCAGTGGGGCGACGGACGCATCCCGCACATCGTGTTCAACCCCGCCGTGCCGCTCGACGCGTACTTCCCGAGCCCCGACTTCTGGCGCTCCTCGACCGCGGGGCGCGCCGCGGGCGCCCCGCGCACCACGCAGACCTCGGGCATCGTGCAGCCGCCGGTGCACGCGCTGGCCGCGTGGCTGGTGCACCGGGCCGACCCCGGGCTGTCCCGGGCGCGCGGCTTCCTGTCCCGGGTGTATCCGCGGCTGGCGGCCTGGCACCGCTATCTGCTGCACCGCCGCGATCTGGGCGGGGGCGGGCTGGCCTCCGTCGTCCACCCCTGGGAGCAGGGCATGGACAACAGCCCCGCCTGGGACGCGCCCCTCTCCCGGATCACCCCGGCCCCGGCCCGCTCCTTCCGCCGCGCCGACCTGGCCCACGGCGCGGCCGAGGACCGGCCGACGGATCTGGACTACGGACGGTATGTGCGGCTGGCGACGGACTACCGGGACGGCCACTATGCCGACGGCGACAGTGACTTCGCCGTCGAGGACCCCGCCTTCAACGCCCTCCTCATCGCCTCCGAGCACGCCCTCGCCCGTATCGCGAAGGAGCTGGGCGCACCGGGGACGGCCCGCCACGCGCGCGCGGAGCGTCTGACGGCGGCGCTGGTGGAGCGGCTGTGGGACCCGGCGGAGGGGATGTTCTTCTGCCGGGACACCATCACCGACGCCCTCATCCCCGAGCGCGGCGTCTCCGGCTTGATGCCCCTCCTGCTGCCCGACCTCCCCCGGGACATCACCACCGCCCTCGTACGGACGATCCACGGCCCCCGCTTCGGGCTCGGCGACGCCACCCGGCTCGTGCCCTCGTACGACCTCACCGGCGAGGCCTTCGATCCGCACCGGTACTGGCGTGGGCCCGCGTGGTTCAACACGAACTGGATGCTGGAGCGGGGGCTCCGGCTGCACGGGGAGTGGGGGCGGGCCGACGCACTGCGGGCGGCACTGCTGGAGACGGCGGGGGCGTCCGGGTTCGCCGAGTACGTGGACCCCTACACCGGCGAGGCCTGCGGAGCACTCGGCTTCAGCTGGACGGCCGCGCTCACGCTCGACCTGCTGCACCAGGACGACCACGGCCACGATCACGATCACGGCCATGGGCGGCACCACGGACGGCACCACGATCAGCGAGCCATGCTCGGCATGAGTGACAAGGGAGGGGACCTGGGATGA
- a CDS encoding ROK family protein: MSRRAVKVGNHAGAGDLLELVRSGRATTRGALQQATGLSRATVGQRLDRLFRAGWLREGAGGPVDSPLGGRPSITLEFDDEHAVVLAADLDTRHARAAVLSLTGEIQAEHTGILVIEEGPDAVLDELGHWFAELLEKAGRPADAVCGIGLAVPGPVDTDTGRVVQPPIMPGWDGYDIRSRLSRAFTDHAAGPAGVPVLVDNDANLMAYGEQRTAYADCSAFALVKVSTGIGAGVVVGGSIYRGVDGGAGDIGHIRVPQGAQALCRCGSYGCLAAVASGGAVARRLAETGVPAASGSDVRDLLVAGHPGAMALARDAGRAVGDVLATVVTLLNPGVLMIAGDLAGTPFLTGVRELLYQRALPRSTAHLDVVTSRLGERAGLVGAGALVVEYLYAPRRAEERLAALGV; this comes from the coding sequence ATGAGCAGAAGGGCCGTGAAGGTGGGCAATCACGCCGGTGCCGGAGATCTGCTGGAGCTGGTCCGCAGCGGCCGGGCCACCACCCGTGGCGCACTCCAGCAGGCCACGGGCCTGTCCCGGGCCACGGTCGGCCAGCGCCTGGACCGTCTCTTCCGTGCGGGCTGGCTCCGTGAGGGCGCCGGCGGCCCCGTCGACTCCCCGCTCGGCGGCCGGCCCTCCATCACCCTCGAATTCGACGACGAACACGCGGTCGTCCTCGCCGCCGACCTCGACACGCGGCACGCCCGAGCCGCCGTCCTCTCCCTCACCGGGGAGATCCAGGCCGAGCACACCGGCATCCTGGTCATCGAGGAAGGCCCGGACGCCGTACTGGACGAACTCGGGCACTGGTTCGCCGAACTCCTGGAGAAGGCGGGGCGCCCGGCGGACGCGGTCTGCGGCATCGGCCTCGCGGTCCCCGGGCCGGTGGACACCGACACCGGCCGTGTCGTCCAGCCGCCGATCATGCCCGGCTGGGACGGCTACGACATAAGGAGCCGCCTGTCCCGCGCCTTCACCGACCACGCGGCCGGCCCGGCCGGCGTCCCGGTCCTCGTCGACAACGACGCCAACCTCATGGCGTACGGCGAACAGCGCACGGCGTACGCCGACTGCTCGGCGTTCGCGCTGGTCAAGGTGTCGACGGGTATCGGCGCGGGAGTCGTGGTCGGCGGCTCGATATACCGGGGTGTCGACGGCGGCGCCGGCGACATCGGCCACATCCGCGTCCCGCAGGGCGCTCAGGCGCTGTGCAGGTGCGGCTCGTACGGCTGTCTGGCGGCGGTCGCGAGCGGCGGCGCCGTGGCGCGACGGCTGGCGGAGACGGGGGTTCCGGCGGCCTCGGGCTCAGATGTACGCGACCTGCTGGTCGCCGGCCACCCCGGAGCAATGGCGCTCGCGCGCGACGCGGGCCGGGCCGTCGGGGACGTCCTGGCGACGGTCGTGACCCTGCTGAACCCCGGCGTCCTGATGATCGCCGGGGATTTGGCCGGAACCCCCTTCCTCACGGGCGTACGCGAACTGCTCTACCAGCGGGCCCTGCCCCGCTCCACGGCCCATCTGGACGTGGTGACCTCCCGGTTGGGGGAGCGGGCGGGCCTGGTCGGGGCGGGTGCCCTGGTCGTCGAGTACCTGTACGCGCCACGGCGGGCCGAGGAGCGGCTGGCGGCGCTGGGGGTGTGA